The following are encoded together in the Saliniramus fredricksonii genome:
- a CDS encoding GFA family protein, with amino-acid sequence MRGELCASRTIGSASCYGYLDAVPSEHEYIIMTGNTLGSCLCGTVKFQISGELESFLLCHCKRCRKDTGSAHAANLFSSTAKLTWFSGHESVQTYQVPDTRHKKSFCSKCGSALPVVQSDGDSIVVPAGSIDSAIDIRPSQHICFESRADWDMRLEDVPKIDDIPI; translated from the coding sequence ATGCGGGGGGAGCTCTGCGCGTCGAGAACCATTGGTTCGGCAAGCTGCTACGGCTACCTTGATGCTGTGCCGAGCGAACATGAGTATATTATTATGACCGGAAACACCCTTGGCTCCTGTTTGTGCGGCACTGTTAAATTTCAAATCTCGGGTGAACTCGAGAGCTTCTTGCTGTGTCACTGCAAGCGCTGTCGAAAGGACACGGGGTCTGCACATGCCGCCAATTTGTTTTCGTCGACAGCGAAGTTAACCTGGTTTTCCGGTCATGAATCCGTTCAGACCTATCAGGTTCCAGACACCCGACATAAAAAGAGCTTTTGTAGTAAATGCGGATCTGCTCTTCCAGTTGTTCAATCAGACGGTGATTCCATTGTTGTGCCCGCAGGAAGTATTGACAGTGCGATCGATATCCGACCAAGTCAGCATATCTGCTTTGAAAGTCGAGCAGATTGGGACATGCGCTTGGAAGATGTACCAAAGATAGATGATATTCCAATTTAG
- a CDS encoding amino acid ABC transporter substrate-binding protein, with amino-acid sequence METGFLRRIFLGLAMVVSGIVTAMAGALPASAEPGATLAQVRERGHLSCGVNPGLPGFATQNTDGRWSGFDVAYCRAIAAAIFADPEAVDFVPLNARERFDALTDGTIDVLLRNSTATMARDAGMPLDFPVVTYFDGQGFLVRKQLGVSSARELSGATVCVEDGTTTKLNLDDYFRAQGIRYEPVVFGSALETIDAYLNGRCDAYTTDASGLYAHRMRASDPDEHVVLPEVISKEPLGPAVRDDDPQWADLVRWVHFAMLNAEEHDVTAENARERAANDPTPVIRRLLGIEGEFGAMLGLDEGWAVEVIAHVGNYGEVFARNIGDASPLNIQRGLNALWTRGGLQYGQPIR; translated from the coding sequence ATGGAGACGGGCTTTCTCCGGCGTATCTTTCTCGGCCTTGCAATGGTCGTCTCTGGAATCGTGACCGCGATGGCAGGCGCCCTCCCCGCTTCGGCCGAGCCCGGCGCGACACTCGCTCAGGTGCGCGAGCGCGGTCATCTCTCCTGCGGCGTGAATCCCGGTCTGCCAGGATTTGCCACCCAGAATACCGACGGACGCTGGAGCGGCTTCGACGTCGCCTATTGCCGCGCCATTGCCGCAGCCATCTTTGCCGATCCGGAGGCCGTCGATTTCGTTCCGCTGAATGCCCGCGAGCGCTTCGACGCGTTGACGGACGGCACGATCGACGTCCTTCTGCGCAATTCGACGGCGACCATGGCCCGGGATGCCGGGATGCCGCTCGATTTTCCGGTCGTCACCTATTTCGATGGCCAGGGCTTCCTGGTGCGCAAGCAACTGGGCGTTTCTTCCGCGCGGGAACTCAGCGGTGCGACCGTCTGTGTCGAGGATGGAACAACGACGAAGCTCAATCTGGACGATTATTTCCGCGCCCAGGGCATCCGCTACGAACCGGTCGTGTTCGGCTCTGCCCTCGAGACGATCGATGCCTATCTGAACGGGCGTTGCGACGCCTATACCACGGATGCTTCGGGGCTCTATGCCCATCGCATGCGCGCCTCCGATCCTGATGAGCATGTCGTCCTGCCGGAAGTGATCTCCAAGGAACCCCTCGGCCCGGCGGTGCGTGACGATGATCCGCAATGGGCGGATCTCGTGCGCTGGGTGCATTTCGCCATGCTGAATGCCGAAGAGCACGATGTCACTGCGGAGAATGCGCGTGAACGGGCCGCCAATGATCCCACGCCGGTTATCCGCCGGCTGCTCGGCATAGAGGGAGAATTCGGCGCCATGCTCGGGCTCGATGAGGGTTGGGCTGTGGAAGTGATCGCCCATGTCGGCAATTACGGTGAAGTTTTCGCGCGCAATATCGGCGACGCCTCCCCCCTCAACATCCAGCGCGGCCTCAATGCGCTGTGGACGCGCGGCGGCCTGCAATACGGGCAGCCAATTCGCTGA
- the metC gene encoding cystathionine beta-lyase, translating into MEKRGGGHWGERTKLVHAGRDPSEQFGFVNTPIYRGSTVLYPSYDALVSKDSRYTYATKGTPTTEALEKAWTDISGAAGTALAPSGLSAIALAMMSVVKAGDHVLVTDSVYRPTREFCAEHLTRFGIETTYYDPLIGAGIADLIRDNTSVVWTEAPGSQTMEMQDIPAIAEAAHARGAVVAMDNTWATPLFFPPHAMGVDLAIEAGTKYLSGGSDLLMGLVSASERCWKQLRRTYELYSSCPGPEDVFLCLRGIRTMKLRLHEHEKQALEMARWLEARPEVARVMHPALESDPGHTIWKRDFKGASGLFSIELKPASKQAVAAMLDGLELFGMGFSWGGFESLVTPFNCASYRTVTEFAPAGPCLRFHVGLEDLDDLKADLDAGFTRLRATI; encoded by the coding sequence ATGGAAAAACGCGGTGGTGGGCATTGGGGCGAACGGACGAAGCTGGTCCATGCAGGGCGCGATCCGTCGGAGCAGTTCGGTTTCGTCAATACGCCGATCTATCGCGGCTCGACCGTGCTCTATCCCAGCTATGACGCCCTCGTCAGCAAGGACAGCCGTTATACCTACGCCACCAAGGGCACGCCGACCACCGAGGCGCTGGAGAAGGCCTGGACCGATATTTCGGGCGCCGCAGGCACGGCACTGGCGCCATCGGGCCTCAGCGCCATCGCGCTGGCCATGATGTCAGTGGTCAAGGCGGGTGATCACGTGCTCGTCACCGATTCGGTCTATCGCCCGACCCGTGAATTCTGCGCGGAGCATCTGACGCGATTCGGCATCGAGACGACCTATTACGATCCCCTGATCGGCGCCGGCATCGCCGATCTCATCCGTGACAATACCAGCGTTGTCTGGACCGAGGCGCCGGGCTCGCAGACCATGGAGATGCAGGACATCCCCGCCATCGCCGAGGCGGCGCATGCGCGCGGCGCGGTAGTCGCGATGGACAATACCTGGGCAACGCCCCTGTTCTTCCCGCCCCACGCCATGGGCGTCGATCTCGCCATCGAGGCCGGGACGAAATATCTCTCCGGCGGCTCCGATCTGCTGATGGGGCTTGTCTCCGCCAGCGAGCGTTGCTGGAAACAGCTGCGGCGGACCTACGAGCTGTATTCCTCCTGTCCGGGTCCGGAGGACGTCTTCCTCTGCCTGCGCGGCATCCGCACCATGAAACTGCGCCTGCATGAGCACGAGAAACAGGCGCTGGAGATGGCGCGCTGGCTGGAAGCGCGCCCGGAAGTCGCCCGGGTGATGCACCCAGCGTTGGAAAGCGATCCCGGCCACACAATCTGGAAGCGCGATTTCAAGGGCGCTTCGGGTCTGTTCTCCATCGAACTGAAGCCGGCTTCGAAACAGGCTGTCGCCGCCATGCTGGACGGGCTCGAACTGTTCGGGATGGGCTTTTCCTGGGGCGGCTTCGAGAGCCTCGTGACCCCGTTCAACTGCGCCTCCTACCGTACGGTGACGGAGTTTGCACCGGCTGGGCCATGTCTGCGCTTCCATGTCGGCCTCGAGGATCTTGATGATCTCAAGGCTGATCTTGATGCGGGGTTCACACGGCTGCGCGCCACGATCTGA